Proteins encoded together in one Labilibaculum sp. DW002 window:
- a CDS encoding DUF2752 domain-containing protein yields MWQKLINWLENNSLSCSFQKQFGIECPGCGFQSSLIALLKGDLIESIHLFPALFPIFSLFALLLLHLKFKFSWGAIAIKILFLISTLLILGNFFQKLLLQN; encoded by the coding sequence ATGTGGCAAAAACTCATTAACTGGCTTGAAAATAACTCTTTAAGTTGCTCTTTTCAAAAACAATTTGGAATTGAGTGTCCTGGCTGTGGATTTCAAAGCTCTTTAATTGCACTTCTTAAAGGAGATCTTATTGAATCAATACATTTATTTCCTGCCTTATTTCCCATATTTAGTCTATTTGCATTACTTCTACTCCATCTAAAATTCAAATTCTCTTGGGGAGCAATTGCTATTAAAATTCTTTTCCTGATTTCAACTCTATTGATTCTTGGAAACTTCTTTCAAAAATTACTACTTCAAAACTAA
- a CDS encoding bifunctional aconitate hydratase 2/2-methylisocitrate dehydratase, protein MLEQYLKHEAARATKGIPALPLNAEQTAELCELLQNPIQGKEDFLLHLFKERIAPGVDDSTKVKAEFLGKLLKDELSSPIITKSEAIKVLGTMMGGYNVTVLVEALKDEALAEEAAEALKGIILVYDAFETVAELSKDNAAAKSVIESWANAEWFTTREELPEEIKLKVYKVEGEINTDDFSPASQAFTRPDIPLHALAMGAGRFEDGIETIAGWRKEGHKVAFVGDVVGTGSSRKSAANSLLWHIGEDIPCVPNKRTAGVVIGGAIAPIFYNTTQDSGGLPITTDVSVLNTGDEIIINNVKGEITRNGEVVCTYSLAPDTLTDEYRAGGRIPLIIGKALTEKSRAALGMPAADIFTVANNPQPKANQGYTMAQKMVGKACGVEGVLPGTSCAPKMTTVGSQDTTGPMTRDEIKELACLKFEAPMFMQSFCHTAAYPKATDVAMHKSMPKFMSERKGVPLKQGDGVIHSWLNRLLVPDTVGTGGDSHTRFPLGISFPAGSGLVAFAGALGFMPLDMPESVLIKFKGKLNPGITLRDVVNAIPYFAIQNGQLTVPKKNKINIFNGKIIEMEGLEDITVEQAFELTDATAERSAAAGCIKLSDERVIEYVKSNVALMESMIKMGYDDAQTIQNRIDACNEWLANPVLLSRDENAEYAETIEIDLSAITEPILCCPNDPDDVKLLSDVQNTEIQDVFIGSCMTNIGHFRACEKVWSGLTPSDKVRTYMAPPTRMDAAVLKEEATFSTFSQLGVRIETPGCSLCMGNQLRVPDKVNVYSTSTRNFNNRMGTGAQVWLGSAELGAIVSVLGKLPTPAEYMEIYNEKIAAHEEEVYKYMQFDEMDMEDALYQRRDL, encoded by the coding sequence ATGTTAGAGCAATATCTAAAACACGAAGCAGCCCGCGCTACCAAAGGTATCCCGGCTTTGCCATTGAATGCAGAACAGACTGCAGAACTTTGCGAACTATTGCAAAATCCTATCCAAGGGAAAGAGGATTTTCTATTGCATTTATTCAAAGAAAGAATCGCTCCCGGAGTTGATGATTCAACAAAAGTAAAAGCTGAATTCTTAGGAAAGCTTTTAAAAGACGAATTGAGTTCACCAATCATCACAAAATCTGAAGCTATCAAGGTTTTGGGTACTATGATGGGTGGTTACAATGTAACCGTTTTGGTTGAGGCTTTAAAAGACGAGGCTTTAGCTGAAGAGGCTGCAGAGGCTCTTAAAGGAATAATCCTTGTTTACGATGCATTCGAAACTGTTGCAGAACTTTCTAAAGACAATGCTGCTGCTAAGAGTGTGATTGAATCTTGGGCAAATGCTGAGTGGTTTACTACTCGCGAAGAATTGCCTGAAGAAATCAAGCTTAAAGTTTATAAAGTAGAAGGTGAAATCAATACTGATGATTTCTCTCCTGCATCTCAGGCGTTTACTCGTCCTGATATTCCATTGCACGCTCTAGCTATGGGTGCTGGTCGTTTCGAAGATGGTATCGAAACTATTGCTGGATGGAGAAAAGAAGGTCACAAAGTTGCTTTTGTAGGTGACGTTGTAGGAACCGGATCTTCTCGTAAATCTGCTGCCAACTCATTACTATGGCATATTGGTGAGGATATTCCATGTGTACCAAACAAGCGTACAGCTGGTGTGGTAATTGGTGGTGCTATCGCTCCAATTTTCTATAACACAACTCAGGATTCAGGTGGATTACCAATCACAACTGATGTTTCTGTTTTAAATACAGGTGATGAAATCATCATCAACAATGTAAAAGGTGAGATTACTCGCAATGGCGAAGTGGTTTGTACTTATTCTTTAGCTCCTGATACATTAACTGACGAGTACCGTGCAGGTGGTCGTATTCCATTGATTATCGGTAAAGCATTAACTGAGAAGTCTCGTGCTGCATTAGGAATGCCTGCTGCTGATATTTTTACTGTTGCGAATAACCCACAGCCAAAGGCTAATCAGGGTTATACAATGGCTCAAAAAATGGTAGGTAAAGCTTGTGGTGTTGAAGGTGTATTGCCAGGAACATCATGTGCTCCAAAAATGACAACTGTTGGATCCCAGGATACGACTGGTCCTATGACTCGTGATGAGATTAAAGAGTTGGCATGTTTGAAGTTCGAAGCGCCAATGTTCATGCAGTCTTTCTGTCATACTGCAGCTTATCCAAAAGCTACAGATGTGGCAATGCATAAGTCTATGCCTAAGTTCATGTCTGAGCGTAAAGGTGTACCATTGAAGCAAGGTGATGGTGTTATTCACTCATGGTTGAACCGTTTATTGGTTCCTGATACTGTTGGTACAGGTGGTGACTCTCATACTCGTTTCCCATTGGGTATTTCATTCCCGGCAGGTTCTGGTTTAGTTGCTTTCGCAGGTGCTCTTGGTTTCATGCCATTGGATATGCCAGAATCAGTATTAATCAAATTTAAAGGTAAGCTTAACCCAGGTATCACTTTACGTGATGTGGTAAATGCGATTCCATATTTTGCAATTCAGAACGGACAGTTAACTGTTCCTAAGAAAAACAAAATCAATATTTTCAACGGTAAGATTATCGAGATGGAAGGTCTTGAGGATATTACAGTTGAGCAGGCTTTCGAATTAACTGATGCGACTGCTGAGCGTTCTGCTGCTGCTGGTTGTATCAAGTTATCAGATGAGAGAGTAATTGAGTATGTGAAGTCTAACGTTGCCTTGATGGAATCAATGATCAAGATGGGTTACGATGATGCTCAAACTATTCAGAACCGTATCGATGCTTGTAACGAGTGGTTGGCTAACCCAGTATTGCTTTCAAGAGATGAGAATGCTGAATATGCTGAGACTATCGAGATTGATCTTTCTGCAATTACTGAGCCTATCCTTTGTTGTCCAAATGATCCGGATGACGTGAAATTACTTTCTGATGTTCAGAATACTGAGATTCAGGATGTATTTATCGGATCTTGTATGACAAACATTGGTCACTTCCGTGCTTGTGAGAAAGTTTGGAGTGGTTTAACACCATCTGATAAGGTAAGAACATATATGGCACCTCCAACTCGTATGGATGCAGCTGTATTGAAAGAAGAGGCTACTTTCTCTACTTTCTCTCAGTTAGGTGTTCGTATCGAGACGCCTGGATGTTCACTATGTATGGGTAACCAACTTCGTGTACCGGATAAGGTAAATGTTTATTCTACTTCAACTCGTAATTTCAACAACCGTATGGGTACAGGTGCTCAGGTTTGGTTGGGATCTGCAGAGCTAGGAGCTATTGTTTCTGTTTTAGGTAAATTACCTACTCCAGCCGAGTATATGGAAATTTACAATGAGAAAATTGCTGCTCACGAAGAGGAAGTATACAAATACATGCAGTTCGACGAAATGGATATGGAGGATGCTCTATATCAACGTCGCGACCTGTAA
- a CDS encoding glycosyltransferase family 2 protein, with translation MDISVVVPLYNEDESLPELLAWIDRIMQKHSFTYEAILVDDGSKDNSWDIINQLQTTYPAVRGIKFRRNYGKSAALFCGFEAAKGDVVITMDADLQDSPDEIPELYRMVKEENYDIVSGWKQKRYDPITKTIPSKFFNRTARAVSGIRLHDFNCGLKAYNCKVVKSIEVYGEMHRYIPILAKEAGFTRIGEKIVQHQERKYGVTKFGLSRFVNGFLDLLSISFMTRFGKKPMHFFGLLGSLMFVIGFLSSAWIGFQKIYSMSKGEMAPLVTDSPYFFIALATMVIGTQLFLTGFIAELVSRSSSERNTYQIEKEI, from the coding sequence ATGGATATATCAGTAGTAGTACCTCTGTATAATGAAGATGAATCTTTGCCGGAATTATTAGCCTGGATTGATCGTATCATGCAAAAGCATAGCTTTACTTATGAAGCCATACTTGTTGATGATGGAAGTAAGGATAATTCCTGGGATATTATTAATCAACTTCAAACTACCTATCCAGCTGTACGAGGAATAAAATTTCGTCGTAATTATGGTAAATCTGCTGCATTGTTTTGTGGTTTCGAAGCAGCTAAGGGAGACGTTGTGATTACTATGGATGCCGATCTTCAGGACTCACCTGATGAAATTCCGGAATTATATAGAATGGTGAAAGAGGAGAATTACGATATTGTTTCAGGGTGGAAGCAAAAGCGTTACGACCCAATTACAAAGACTATTCCTAGTAAGTTTTTTAATAGAACGGCTCGTGCCGTATCTGGTATTCGTTTGCATGATTTTAACTGTGGACTTAAAGCTTATAATTGTAAGGTGGTTAAAAGTATTGAAGTTTATGGTGAAATGCATCGCTATATTCCGATTCTTGCTAAAGAAGCTGGATTTACACGGATAGGAGAGAAAATTGTTCAGCATCAGGAACGTAAATATGGCGTAACCAAATTTGGTCTGAGTCGTTTTGTAAATGGATTTTTGGATTTGCTTTCAATTTCCTTTATGACTCGCTTTGGTAAAAAGCCAATGCACTTCTTCGGCCTTTTAGGAAGTTTGATGTTTGTAATTGGTTTTTTGTCTTCAGCTTGGATTGGATTCCAAAAGATTTACAGCATGAGTAAAGGTGAAATGGCACCTTTGGTGACCGATAGTCCTTACTTTTTTATTGCCTTGGCTACGATGGTAATTGGAACACAATTATTCCTGACTGGATTTATAGCTGAATTGGTGAGTCGAAGTTCTTCTGAGCGAAATACATATCAAATAGAAAAAGAAATCTGA
- a CDS encoding IS1096 element passenger TnpR family protein, with the protein MIYKFRITSSEVEGFVREIEINHEQTYLEFHNKIQESIGYDNTQMASFYQITPTSERGLEIALFEMNTEEDDNMNIVPMDVAMMREFVSSERPELIYVFDFFSDRYFNVELIEKGISKSRAKYPKCSLSKGDAPEQIKMDAENFEGLGLDLGEFDAATKKEKTADDYLADFDDDMNDGPEFESLDDYEDIL; encoded by the coding sequence ATGATATATAAATTTAGAATCACCTCTTCGGAAGTAGAAGGATTTGTGAGAGAGATAGAGATCAATCACGAGCAAACTTATTTAGAATTTCACAATAAAATTCAAGAGTCAATAGGGTATGACAATACACAAATGGCATCTTTTTACCAAATCACTCCAACAAGTGAACGTGGACTAGAAATTGCTCTTTTTGAGATGAATACAGAAGAAGATGACAACATGAATATTGTACCTATGGATGTTGCAATGATGCGTGAATTTGTTTCTTCGGAAAGACCTGAGTTGATTTATGTTTTTGACTTTTTCTCTGATCGATATTTTAATGTTGAATTAATCGAAAAAGGAATTTCTAAATCAAGAGCTAAATACCCAAAATGTAGCCTTTCAAAAGGAGATGCTCCAGAGCAAATTAAAATGGATGCAGAAAATTTCGAAGGTTTAGGGTTAGATCTTGGTGAATTCGATGCAGCTACAAAAAAAGAAAAAACTGCTGATGATTACTTAGCTGATTTTGATGATGACATGAATGATGGTCCAGAATTCGAAAGCCTAGACGATTACGAGGATATCCTGTAA
- a CDS encoding DUF4199 domain-containing protein codes for MQNYKNSMIKHSFLFGALVGGVLILAALVFYFKEMSINFDPQLRSINHFLIASGIFLGVRKYRDDELNGIINYGRAFSVGILIIGFASLFYSIFIYVLTSYYDSSIINEAIVFLEKGLNEAGYKEKDIDLLMSMYKQITPGMFAFGQWFSKALSGLLFALILAFFFKPKGNLLNKKSIDKFNESNK; via the coding sequence ATGCAGAATTATAAAAATTCAATGATAAAGCACTCCTTTTTATTTGGTGCGCTTGTGGGAGGAGTGCTTATTTTAGCAGCACTTGTTTTTTATTTTAAAGAAATGTCGATTAATTTTGATCCTCAACTTCGATCGATAAATCATTTTTTAATTGCTTCAGGAATATTTCTTGGGGTACGTAAATATAGAGATGATGAATTGAATGGGATTATTAATTATGGACGGGCTTTTAGCGTTGGCATCTTAATTATTGGCTTTGCATCCTTGTTTTATTCTATTTTCATCTATGTATTAACTAGCTATTATGATTCTTCAATTATTAATGAAGCAATTGTTTTTTTGGAAAAAGGGTTGAATGAGGCAGGATACAAAGAAAAAGATATTGATTTGTTAATGAGTATGTATAAGCAGATTACTCCTGGAATGTTTGCTTTCGGACAATGGTTTAGTAAAGCTTTGTCAGGACTATTATTTGCCCTTATTTTGGCATTTTTCTTTAAACCAAAAGGAAATTTGCTTAATAAGAAGTCTATTGATAAATTTAACGAATCGAATAAATAG
- the fsa gene encoding fructose-6-phosphate aldolase, with product MKFFIDTANLDQIKEAQDLGILDGVTTNPSLMAKEGIKGAENIKKHYVDICEIVDGDVSAEVIATDFDGMISEGLELAALHNQIVVKVPCTKNGIKAVKYLSTKGIRTNCTLIFSVGQALLAAKAGATYVSPFVGRLDDICTDGIDLIRQIVDMNSYYGFETQVLAASVRHTMHMVQCIEAGADVTTSPLNAITGLLNHPLTDKGLAQFLADYNKLNG from the coding sequence ATGAAGTTTTTTATCGACACAGCAAATCTTGATCAGATTAAAGAAGCCCAGGACTTAGGCATTCTTGACGGCGTAACTACTAATCCATCACTTATGGCTAAGGAAGGGATTAAAGGAGCAGAAAACATCAAAAAACACTATGTTGATATTTGCGAAATTGTAGATGGCGATGTAAGTGCTGAGGTTATTGCAACCGATTTTGATGGCATGATCTCTGAAGGTTTAGAATTAGCCGCTCTTCACAACCAAATTGTGGTTAAAGTTCCATGTACTAAAAATGGTATTAAAGCAGTAAAATATTTAAGTACTAAAGGCATTAGAACTAATTGTACTTTAATTTTCTCTGTAGGACAAGCACTTTTAGCTGCCAAAGCGGGTGCAACTTACGTATCTCCATTCGTAGGGCGTTTAGATGATATCTGTACTGATGGTATTGATTTAATTCGCCAAATTGTTGATATGAATAGCTATTATGGATTTGAAACACAAGTATTAGCTGCATCAGTGCGTCACACAATGCATATGGTACAATGTATCGAAGCAGGAGCAGATGTTACAACAAGTCCGTTAAATGCTATTACTGGCCTACTTAATCACCCATTAACTGACAAAGGATTAGCTCAGTTTCTTGCAGATTACAATAAGCTTAATGGCTAA
- the miaA gene encoding tRNA (adenosine(37)-N6)-dimethylallyltransferase MiaA, giving the protein MSKTLIVILGPTGVGKTDLSIRIAKHFNTVISSSDSRQVYREMSIGTAVPEKEQLEAVKHHFIHTHSIHDYFSSWECEKQTIELLTELYKEKDEVLLVGGSMMYIDAVCNGIDEIPTIDPELRQEVFTRYEKDGLESMKMQLKQLDPVFYDQVDLKNAKRVIHAVEICLMTGKPYSELRTNSKKKRDFKIVKIGLNRDRTELYSRINTRVDQMIEEGLIEEAKAIFEFRHYNSLNTVGYKELFEHFDGNISLEKAIELIKRNSRRYAKRQLSWFRRDEEIEWFHPDQEKEVLQYIEDKIKKEA; this is encoded by the coding sequence ATGTCAAAAACTCTAATTGTAATTCTTGGCCCAACCGGTGTAGGCAAAACCGATTTGAGTATTCGCATAGCCAAACATTTCAATACAGTTATCTCATCATCGGATAGCCGACAGGTTTATAGAGAAATGAGTATTGGTACTGCTGTGCCTGAAAAAGAGCAACTAGAGGCCGTAAAGCACCATTTTATTCACACGCATTCTATTCATGATTATTTTAGTTCTTGGGAATGCGAAAAACAAACGATAGAATTACTTACTGAGCTGTATAAAGAAAAAGATGAAGTATTATTAGTTGGCGGCAGCATGATGTATATCGATGCAGTTTGCAATGGGATTGATGAAATTCCAACCATTGATCCTGAACTCCGTCAAGAAGTATTTACACGATACGAAAAAGACGGTCTTGAATCAATGAAAATGCAGTTAAAACAACTAGACCCTGTTTTTTACGATCAAGTTGACCTAAAAAATGCAAAACGGGTGATTCATGCTGTGGAAATTTGCTTGATGACAGGTAAGCCTTATTCTGAATTACGAACCAATTCGAAAAAGAAAAGGGACTTTAAGATTGTTAAGATTGGTTTGAATAGAGATCGTACGGAATTATACTCAAGAATCAACACAAGAGTAGATCAAATGATTGAAGAAGGACTCATTGAAGAAGCTAAAGCTATTTTTGAGTTCCGACATTACAATTCATTAAACACAGTTGGATACAAGGAACTATTTGAACATTTCGATGGTAACATCAGCCTAGAAAAAGCAATTGAATTGATCAAACGTAACTCTCGAAGATATGCCAAGCGTCAACTCTCTTGGTTTCGTAGAGATGAAGAAATTGAATGGTTTCATCCTGATCAAGAAAAAGAAGTACTTCAATACATCGAAGATAAAATCAAAAAAGAGGCCTAA
- the gap gene encoding type I glyceraldehyde-3-phosphate dehydrogenase, translating into MSKIKIGINGFGRIGRFVFRQAVAQGNIEVVAINDLIDVDYMAYMLKYDSTHGKFDGDVEVKDGQLIVNGATVRVTAERNPADINWGAVNAEYVVESTGLFLTKETAQGHIDAGAKKVVMSAPSKDDTPMFVMGVNNKEYTNDMTFVSNASCTTNCLAPVAKVLNDKYGIIEGLMTTVHATTATQKTVDGPSMKDWRGGRGAGQNIIPSSTGAAKAVGKVIPSLNGKLTGMSFRVPTPDVSVVDLTVRLEKGADYADICAAMKEASENEFKGILGYTEDAVVSNDFIGDTRTSIFDATAGIQLSPNFVKVVTWYDNEMGYSAKVCELITYMNSVK; encoded by the coding sequence ATGTCAAAGATTAAAATTGGTATCAACGGATTTGGCCGTATCGGACGTTTCGTATTCCGTCAAGCTGTTGCTCAAGGCAACATCGAAGTAGTAGCTATTAACGACCTTATTGATGTAGACTATATGGCCTACATGCTTAAATATGATTCAACTCATGGTAAATTCGACGGTGACGTTGAAGTTAAAGATGGTCAGTTGATCGTAAACGGTGCTACTGTACGTGTTACTGCTGAGAGAAATCCAGCTGACATTAACTGGGGTGCTGTAAATGCAGAGTATGTGGTTGAATCTACAGGTCTTTTCTTGACTAAAGAAACTGCTCAAGGTCACATCGATGCGGGTGCTAAAAAAGTTGTTATGTCTGCTCCTTCTAAGGATGACACTCCTATGTTTGTTATGGGTGTAAACAACAAAGAATACACTAACGATATGACTTTCGTATCTAACGCATCTTGTACTACAAACTGTTTAGCTCCTGTAGCTAAAGTATTGAATGATAAGTACGGAATTATCGAAGGTTTAATGACTACTGTTCACGCAACTACTGCAACTCAAAAAACAGTTGACGGTCCTTCTATGAAAGACTGGAGAGGTGGACGTGGTGCTGGTCAAAACATCATTCCTTCTTCTACTGGTGCTGCTAAAGCTGTAGGTAAAGTAATTCCTTCATTAAACGGTAAATTGACTGGTATGTCTTTCCGTGTTCCTACTCCTGATGTATCTGTAGTTGACTTAACAGTTCGTTTAGAGAAAGGTGCTGATTACGCAGATATTTGTGCTGCAATGAAAGAAGCTTCAGAAAACGAATTCAAAGGTATCTTAGGTTATACTGAAGATGCTGTTGTATCTAACGACTTTATCGGTGATACTCGTACTTCTATTTTCGATGCTACTGCTGGTATTCAATTATCTCCAAACTTCGTAAAAGTTGTAACTTGGTACGATAATGAAATGGGATATTCTGCAAAAGTATGTGAGTTGATTACATATATGAATTCAGTAAAATAA
- a CDS encoding acyl-CoA reductase, with translation MNLSERINSFIELGDFLSQFSSENQAQINHPLNSIFYDDFKDLLSRISNENLWFTPFHVHASINGICTFLNEEKLEEWLSEYVVSDQNTNLKVAVIMAGNIPMVGFHDMLSVLISGHSFIGKLSSKDNQLLDFVSKILIEINPEFKELISFQSERLSGENKFDAIIATGSNNSARYFEAYFKKYQHIIRRNRNSVSILTGKESELELKALGNDIFLYFGLGCRNVSKLYVPVGYDFTKLLDTWQDYAYVANHNKYANNCDYQRSLLLMNRIEHFDNGFLLLTENQSISSPIGVVNYEFYSEIDSLKESLALNTDLIQCIVSNELDHAIPFGKAQEPELWDYADDVDTMAFLTKIKSN, from the coding sequence ATGAACTTAAGTGAAAGAATAAATAGCTTTATTGAATTGGGTGATTTCTTATCGCAGTTTTCCTCGGAAAACCAGGCACAGATAAATCATCCTTTAAATTCAATATTCTACGATGATTTTAAAGATTTGCTTTCTAGAATATCGAATGAAAATTTATGGTTCACTCCATTTCATGTTCATGCGTCGATAAATGGAATCTGCACCTTTCTAAACGAAGAAAAATTAGAGGAATGGCTATCAGAATATGTTGTTTCTGATCAGAACACAAACCTTAAGGTTGCCGTAATTATGGCTGGCAACATTCCAATGGTCGGATTTCATGATATGTTATCTGTTTTAATTTCAGGACATTCTTTTATTGGAAAACTATCGTCGAAGGACAATCAATTATTAGATTTTGTTTCGAAAATTTTAATTGAAATCAACCCTGAGTTTAAGGAGTTAATCTCATTTCAATCGGAAAGATTAAGTGGCGAAAACAAATTCGATGCTATTATTGCCACGGGAAGCAATAACTCAGCTCGATATTTCGAGGCCTATTTCAAAAAATACCAACACATTATTCGTCGAAACCGAAACTCTGTTTCCATCTTAACAGGAAAAGAATCCGAATTGGAATTAAAAGCTTTGGGGAATGATATTTTTCTATACTTTGGTTTGGGATGCAGAAATGTTTCAAAATTATATGTGCCAGTTGGCTATGATTTTACCAAACTACTTGACACATGGCAAGACTATGCCTACGTTGCCAATCATAACAAATATGCTAACAACTGCGATTATCAGCGTTCCTTGCTCTTAATGAATCGCATTGAGCATTTTGATAATGGATTCTTACTTTTAACAGAAAATCAATCCATTTCTTCACCAATTGGAGTTGTGAACTATGAATTTTATTCCGAAATTGATAGTCTGAAAGAATCCTTAGCGTTAAATACAGATCTTATTCAATGTATTGTAAGTAATGAATTAGACCACGCAATTCCTTTTGGAAAAGCACAGGAACCTGAGCTATGGGATTATGCTGACGATGTGGATACCATGGCATTTTTAACAAAAATAAAATCAAATTAA
- a CDS encoding class I SAM-dependent methyltransferase — protein sequence MSLLINRIVAVFLIGNKVKCPVCEGKFRKFLPYGYTKETGRDNALCPKCLSLERHRLMWLYLNEKTEFFTKELKVLHIAPEQCFYKRFRKLSNLDYTTADLESPIADVHFDVQEIPFADESYDVLICNHVLEHVTSDHKAMSEIYRVLKPNGFAILQVPMDTDNPKTMEDPSVTDPKERESLYRQKDHVRLYGLDYADRLSKVGFDVTPIQYAKELPSELAEYYRLPMNEIFYFNQKK from the coding sequence ATGAGTTTATTAATCAATCGAATTGTTGCTGTTTTTCTAATTGGCAATAAAGTAAAATGTCCGGTGTGTGAAGGAAAATTCCGAAAATTTCTTCCTTACGGTTACACTAAAGAGACTGGCCGTGATAATGCACTTTGTCCTAAGTGTCTTTCATTGGAGCGTCACAGATTGATGTGGTTGTACTTAAATGAGAAAACAGAATTTTTCACTAAAGAATTAAAAGTATTGCACATTGCACCTGAACAGTGTTTTTATAAAAGATTTAGAAAGCTCTCTAATTTAGATTATACTACCGCAGATTTAGAGTCACCTATTGCAGATGTACATTTTGACGTGCAAGAAATACCATTTGCAGATGAATCGTATGATGTCCTTATTTGCAATCATGTATTGGAACATGTTACTAGTGATCACAAAGCGATGAGTGAGATTTATCGTGTTTTAAAGCCTAATGGATTTGCGATTTTACAAGTTCCTATGGATACGGATAATCCTAAAACAATGGAAGATCCTAGTGTTACTGATCCTAAAGAGCGAGAAAGCTTATACAGACAAAAAGATCATGTTCGTTTGTATGGATTAGATTATGCAGACCGACTTTCAAAGGTTGGGTTTGACGTTACGCCAATACAGTATGCTAAAGAATTACCTTCAGAATTGGCAGAGTATTACCGCTTACCTATGAATGAGATCTTTTATTTCAATCAAAAAAAATAA
- a CDS encoding glycosyltransferase yields the protein MKEEIKLSVIIPVYNRPDEMKELLDSLSAQTFTDFELVVVEDGSQVKSEDLCNAYRDKISISYHYKENEGPSIGRNYGLARAKGNYFLFFDSDCILPSHYMETIHKELTNNFVDCYGGPDGAMDDFSNFQKAVSYAMTSFFTTGGIRGGKKQVHKFHPRSFNLGFSKAVYENTGGFPVTTMHPGEDMVFAIEVLKRGFETRLVQNAYVFHKRRVSFKKFYKQVFGFGKTRYIISKHYPETFKVFFLFPSLFTLGSIGALLLGVSIHQVFAFPVLLYAVLVLADAISKSKSFKVGFLALLASFVQLFAYGIGFMDAVWKHKILGKDEFGVFGKGFYE from the coding sequence ATGAAAGAGGAAATTAAGCTATCCGTTATCATCCCAGTTTACAATCGACCGGATGAAATGAAAGAATTGCTTGATAGTTTAAGTGCACAAACTTTTACTGATTTTGAATTGGTTGTAGTGGAAGATGGATCGCAAGTGAAAAGCGAAGATCTGTGCAATGCTTACCGCGATAAAATTTCAATATCCTATCACTATAAAGAGAACGAAGGACCTAGTATTGGTCGTAATTATGGATTAGCCAGAGCAAAAGGAAATTATTTTCTGTTCTTTGATTCTGATTGCATTCTTCCATCTCATTATATGGAAACCATCCATAAGGAGTTAACAAATAATTTTGTTGATTGTTATGGTGGCCCAGATGGAGCAATGGATGATTTTTCTAATTTTCAGAAAGCAGTTTCTTATGCAATGACTTCTTTTTTTACAACCGGAGGAATTCGAGGAGGAAAGAAACAAGTTCATAAATTCCATCCACGTAGTTTTAATCTTGGTTTTTCAAAAGCGGTTTACGAAAATACTGGTGGATTTCCAGTAACCACAATGCATCCAGGTGAGGATATGGTTTTTGCCATTGAAGTGCTTAAGCGCGGATTTGAAACTCGCTTGGTTCAAAATGCCTATGTGTTTCACAAACGGAGAGTTTCCTTTAAAAAATTCTACAAGCAAGTTTTTGGTTTTGGAAAAACCCGCTATATCATCTCAAAGCATTATCCAGAAACCTTTAAAGTTTTCTTCTTATTTCCATCCTTATTTACATTGGGAAGCATAGGAGCTTTACTTTTAGGAGTTTCAATTCATCAGGTATTTGCATTTCCAGTCTTGCTTTATGCAGTTCTTGTTTTGGCTGATGCCATTAGCAAAAGCAAATCTTTTAAAGTTGGTTTTTTAGCTTTGCTAGCAAGTTTTGTTCAGCTGTTTGCTTATGGAATAGGTTTTATGGATGCAGTGTGGAAACACAAGATTCTCGGAAAAGATGAGTTTGGTGTTTTTGGAAAAGGATTTTACGAATAG